The stretch of DNA GGTCAGAGTAATTAGAATATCTCCAGGATCAGACATGTAATAGCAAGTGGTTTTTGTAGTGCTTTGGGCCTTGACCAGAACTTGTAATAACATTAATTGAGAGAGACACAgactgatgggcagaatggcccatTCTGatacagtcagagaatttgatggtcagtcAGGATGCCTGATCCATGCTCAGTTAGAAGATGAGTTCCAACTTGAATTGAACTTTGTAACACTGTGATGTCAGAGCTCTCCAACAGACTAAAATCTCACCTAAAATATTGTCTTTCGTTCActgatgtcttttgtaaatatttttacAGGTTAGAAATGGCAGAAAATTGGTGTATGAGAATCTCAGATGCAACAACACTTCAGTTTTGCTGTCTTTGTGTGGATATTTAAGGAGTCACCACATATTTCCTTTGTAATATCAATATATCTGTTGTCgatccttggagatgaagaaGTATCTCACCCCAGCTGGAAACgtgctttgtgtctgaaatgaagttttctgttgtaactcagtaAAATCTACTGAAACCAgggtgctgagaacacaccagcatttaaTCACtagagatcagttcttcaactgcattgattgtgCAAGGGATTCAAATTTTCTGACATCTGAATTTCTGAATTACTAGAGAATTGATCAcagtgagatatcattctccttctctcagtgtgtgAAGGGATTTACTCTCAACCCACCTGCAATCAAACCAGTGAGTTCTCCATGAGGAAGGGCCATTCACCTGCTATGTGTATGGCACAGGATCGACTCAGAcatccagcctgaagatacatcaaGTTCACACCATAGTGAGACACTCCACCTCTTCTGTCTGCAGGAAGCAGTTCATTCTGTCAATTCATTTAGACTGTgtgaaggcattcacacactcctCAATGCTGCAGAGACACCACCTCAGCTCACATTAAGGAGCGAACAttgacctgctcagactgtgggaagggattcacttgatcattttaactgaaggaacatcagtgAATACACCCTGGAGAGAGGCTGTTCTCACTGAGAAgatgccattcacctgttcagactgtgggaagggatacacTTGGTCTTCTCAATTATTGgtacaccagttagttcacactggggagaggccgtacatctgttcagactgtgggaaggcattcactcgatcatccacactacagagacaccaacgagttcacactggggagaaaccgttcacctgctcagaatgtggaaaggaattcactcagtcatctaacttgaaagtacatcagcgagttcacactggggagaaaccattctcctgctcagaatgtggaaaggaattcactcggtcatctgaattgaaagtacatcagcgagttcacactggggagaaaccgttcacctgttcagactgtgggaagggattcactcagtcatctcaactgaatgcacatcaacgagttcacactggggaaaggccattcacctgctgtgaatgtgggaagggattcacacactcttccacactgcagagacaccagcgagttcacactggagaaaggccattcacctgctctgaatgtgggaaggaattcactcagtcatccacccttgTGAAGCACtaccgaattcacactggggagaggccgttcacctgctttgaatgtggaaagggattcactcagtcttttcaactgaaggaacatcagcgagttcacactggggagaaaccattcacctgcacagactgtgggaaagaattcaatcggtcatctcaactgaatgaacatcagcgagttcacactggagagaggccgttcacatgctctgaatgtgggaagggattcactcaatcatctcaattactgaaacatcagcgagttcacactggggagaggccattcacctgttcagactgtgggaaagcaTTTACTCACTCATCCACAcgacagagacaccagcgagttcacaccggagagaggccgttcatctgctcagactgtgggaagggtttcactcggtcatctcaactgaaggaacatcagcaagttcacactgggaagaaaccattcacctgctcagactgtgggaaggaattcactcggTCAGCTCAACTGAATgaccatcagcgagttcatactggggagaagccattcatctgctcagactgtgggaagggtttcACTTGGTCAAgtcaactgaaggaacatcagcgaattcacactggggagaaaccattcacctgcacagactgtgggaaagaattcactcggtcatctcaactaaatgaacatcagcgagttcacactggagagaggccattcacctgcttagactgtgagaagggattcactcggtcatctgacttgaaagtacatcagcgagtccacactggggagaaaccattcacgtgctccgactgtgggaaggcattcacacactcatCCACGTTACAGAGACACCGGaggattcacactggggagaggccattcacctgctctgaatgtgggaagggatttgctcaGTCTTCCACTCTTGTGTCACACTaccgagttcatactggggagaggctattcacctgctctgaatgtgggaacagattcagtcagtcatctacCCTTGTATCACTCtaccaagttcacactgggaTGAGGTCGTTTACCTGCTTTGAATGTGAGAAGGaattcactcaatcatccaacCTTGTGTTGCATTACCAAGCTTTGACCAGAGGTGATCAGAGTGATCAGAAGCTTGAGAGGACATAATTCACTCAGGTTCACTGATCCAGTATTAAAGGCAGTGACCTGTGGTGGTTTTTTTTTTGAAGCTTAGAGCAGCGGCCGATCAGCATTctggattgattagcaagaacaaGGCAGGGGCAAGCAGGGCAGCCAGCATTGTAGTGAACTGCGTTGGTGgggattttgaggctttagctcttagAGAAGGCAAAGAAAGCTGTAGAATTTTTTACCCCCTTATATTTGCGTGTTTACAGCAGTagagatgtcaggcaggatagtggaatgatCCTCTTGCGGGATTTGGGAAGATGGAGTTCTCCAGTATCCCTGACGACTACAGTTGCGaaaagtacatccagctgcagcttccacCAGTTTGCATTATggggttggagctggaactggatgaactctagatcattcgggaggctgagggcctgatagataggacatatagagaggtagttacacccagaatacaggacacaggaaactgggtgacagacagaaatgggaaagagattaaagtactcctgtggccatccCACTCAACAAAAGGATATTGTTGGGAATGAGGGATgatctagcagaggaaagtcacagcagtcagaTCTCTGGTACtttgtctggctctgtgactcataAAGGGGTGAatagatgccagggtcagggacatctcagatcgcatCCACAGTAttttggagggagagggaaagaaactAAATTTTTGGATTGCTACTTGTGCCacacgccagtgagggtagaaacagtaTGATTTggcaggtaaatgtgtggctgagaagatgATGCAGGCggtagggcttcaggttcttggatcattgggttctcttctgAGGGAAGTATAACCTGTACAAAactgatgggttgcacttgaacccaagggggaccaatattatcATGGAcaggtttgttagtgctgttggagagggtttaaactaatttggcggggtggggggtgggaatcgGACTCTAGAgattcaggataggatggatagtAAAAAAAAGGTAGCACGCAGACAAAATGTCAGGAAGGGCATGCAGGTGATAGAACAaaactgcagccagcagggtgagtatcagtgcattagggatgcagaatcaaaaagggtagcaaatacagtactcagtgttatatctcaatgcagggAGTGAAAGAAATAGGGTGGATGATCTTGTGgccatcattgaatcatggctgaagaatggttgtagttaggagctgaatgtctaaggttacacattgtatcggagagataggaaggtagagggggtggcatggctctgctggtaaagaatggcaacaAATTAGTAGAAGGTTATGACATTGAATCCTggtggttgagttaagaaactgcaagggtaaaaggacctggATGGCAGTTATATGCAggtctcccaacagtagctgggatgtggatcacaagatagtgaatttgttgaatgtcagcgaaatgactttttagagcagtttgtcattgagcctactaggggatcagctatactggattgggtgttgtgtaataaactggAGGTTatcagggagtttaaggtaaaggaacccttgggagactTTGATACAAtataattgagttcaacttgaaatttgatagggagaaagtaaagtctgatgtagcagtatttctgtAGACTGAAGGAAATaacagtggtgtgagagaggagttggccaaagtaaattggaaggagatgacagcagagcagcaatggagtgagtttctgggaaaaataaggaaggtgcacactagatgtattccaaaaaagaaagaaatactcaaatggcaaaatagtgcaaccgtggctaacaagggaagtcaaagctaatgtaaaagcaaaagtgagggcatacaacaaagcaaaaattagtgggaagacaggattgggaagcttttaaaaacctacagaaagggaaaagatgaaatatgaaatcaagcgtgcaaacaatatcaaagtggatagttaaagctttttcaaatatgtaaaaaaataaaaaagagaagTGAGTGGATATAGGTctgctagaaaatgatgccagagaaataataatgggggacaaggagatgacagatgaactaaatgagtattttgcatcagtcttcactgtggaagacactagcagtgcaccagatgttgaagggtgtgaaggaagagaagtgaatgcagttactattaaATAGGAGAAGGCGctcaaaagctgaaagacctaagagtACATAactcacccagaccagatgaactgcaccctagggttctgaaagaggtagcagtagaggtTGTGGAAGCATtattaataatctttcaaaaattattggggTCTTGCATGGTGCCAAagaacaggaaaattgcaaatgtcactccagttttttaagaaaggaggaaggcagcagaaaggaactaatagaccagttagcctgacctcagtagttgggaagatgttggagtcaattgttaagggtgcGGTTATGGAGTACgtggtgacataggacaagataggacgaagttagcatggtttccttcagggaaaatcttgccttaaaagcctgttggaattctttgaggagattacaggtagggtagataaagggatccttttcttatttgctgccagtgactagtggtggttCACAGGGGTCGATGTTGAGACTGCTgcattttatgctgtatgtcagtgattgagaatgtgaaatagatggctttgtttccaagtttgcagatgatatgaagattggtggaggggccggtagtgttgaggaaacaggtaggctgcagaaggacttagacaaatttggagaattgacaaggaagtggcaaatgaaatacaatgttggaaaattcattttggtagtagaagtaaaagtgcagactgttttctaaagggacagaaaatctaaaaatctaagatgcaaaaGGTCTtagactaaccctaaccctcatgcgtccctgtgcagaacaccctaaagattaacttgcaggtggagttggtggtgaagaaggtaaatgcaatcttagcattcattttgagagatcCAGAATGCAAGAGcaatgatgtgatgctgaggctttttaaggcactggtgaggcctcactttgagtattgtgaacagttttgggctcctcatctcagaaaagatgtgctggcagtgGTGAGGGTtaagagaaggttcacaaggatgattccaggaatgaaagggatatcatacaaggaatatttgatggttctgggtttgtactcactggatttaGGATGAAGGGtggatctcattgtaacctattgaatgaaaggcctagacagaatagatgtggaaaggatgtttcccatggtgggtgaaTCTAGGTCAAGATTGCATAGtcttaggatagaggggtgtcaaaacagagatgctgagaaatttctttagccagagggttgtgaatttgtAGATTttgttaccataggcagctgtggagaccaggttattgtgtgtatttaagacagagtttgataggttcattTTTGGACACGGCAACAAAGGGAGAAGACTcaggagtggggttgaggaggggaatcAACGGTCAGCCATAATTGAATTGGCGCAGCAGACTCAAGGGGCCAGCTGTCCTAAttttgctccaatatcttatggtcttgtgatcttATGCGAGCTGTGGTGACAggtgattcattagttaggggaacagaaaggatgttctgtggatgagaacaagattccttgATGATATGTTGCCTTCTAGATGCCAGGGTCTGGGCACCTCAGATTGAGTCCCCAGCATTCTTAACAGGGAGGgtgaacaaccagaggtcatgatcCATGTAGGTATCaaggacataggtaggaagagtgcTGAGGTTCCGCAAAATTGAAGGGCTAGGGTtctagggttgtgatctcaggattgctacctgtgtcacatgctagtgaggtTAGAGCTCGGAAAAATATCCAGTTTTAATACATAGCTAAGGATTTGgtgttggaggaagggcagaagAGTTTTGGATCAATTGAGTCTTCGAGGGTGGCTGTGTGCGCAGGAGTGCGAGTGCATTGGGGAGGgggcattgatggtggagggtgGAGGGGGCATGCATgtatctctcactcacacacacaaaaacacatgcAGCTGTGGGGATGGATGGAGGTGGTGGGAGAGGGAGATTGAGTTGGGGAGTGGGAAATGAAAGGGGGTCTGGAAGGTGGGCAAGAGGAGCAGGTTGGAGATAgggcttcctcctccttcccatccacccaccttccagTTCCCATTTCATTTCCCACTCTCCTCCCACCAAGGTCTCAGattccccctccacccccaccccctctggaaTTGACCCCATTCTCTGAGCATTGATTTGCTGTGCATGCAAACAATAAATTGTTAGATAGTATATGgttaacatactttgataataaattgaattTGAGCTTGAACTTTGTAATGTATTGTTTATAAAAC from Hemitrygon akajei chromosome 28, sHemAka1.3, whole genome shotgun sequence encodes:
- the LOC140717689 gene encoding uncharacterized protein; this encodes MPFTCSDCGKGYTWSSQLLVHQLVHTGERPYICSDCGKAFTRSSTLQRHQRVHTGEKPFTCSECGKEFTQSSNLKVHQRVHTGEKPFSCSECGKEFTRSSELKVHQRVHTGEKPFTCSDCGKGFTQSSQLNAHQRVHTGERPFTCCECGKGFTHSSTLQRHQRVHTGERPFTCSECGKEFTQSSTLVKHYRIHTGERPFTCFECGKGFTQSFQLKEHQRVHTGEKPFTCTDCGKEFNRSSQLNEHQRVHTGERPFTCSECGKGFTQSSQLLKHQRVHTGERPFTCSDCGKAFTHSSTRQRHQRVHTGERPFICSDCGKGFTRSSQLKEHQQVHTGKKPFTCSDCGKEFTRSAQLNDHQRVHTGEKPFICSDCGKGFTWSSQLKEHQRIHTGEKPFTCTDCGKEFTRSSQLNEHQRVHTGERPFTCLDCEKGFTRSSDLKVHQRVHTGEKPFTCSDCGKAFTHSSTLQRHRRIHTGERPFTCSECGKGFAQSSTLVSHYRVHTGERLFTCSECGNRFSQSSTLVSLYQVHTGMRSFTCFECEKEFTQSSNLVLHYQALTRGDQSDQKLERT